A region from the Chrysoperla carnea chromosome 4, inChrCarn1.1, whole genome shotgun sequence genome encodes:
- the LOC123297293 gene encoding uncharacterized protein LOC123297293, whose protein sequence is MPFVRPDTVPFPSIWHRFERVKDGRTRKFFVQDATEDMFPFLLDHMVEAFCRNEPMCKSLDINSEPESIEGMEILWRHILEGKMVIVCFEEDPEIPGKPLRFVGCNMTYIAEKDDPTMDELIIGEKWKTIYDAVDFCGREGSKILKPDRYMGAMGLSVLQRFQGMSIGKEILDARIPLCKAFNIPWTVTCFTNIASQKLALKCKFQNLFEISYDDLEKVDPRFKFDIKSTKTIRQMYRQVE, encoded by the exons ATGCCATTTGTAAGGCCTGACACAGTACCCTTTCCATCTATATGGCATCGATTTGAGCGTGTAAAAGATGGTCGAACACGAAAATTTTTCGTACAAGATGCAACAGAAGACATGTTTCCATTTCTTTTGGATCATATGGTTGAAGCATTCTGTCGAAATGAACCTATGTGTAAAAGTTTGG ATATCAATAGTGAACCTGAATCTATAGAGGGAATGGAAATATTATGGCGTCACATTTTAGAAGGTAAAATGgtgattgtttgttttgaagAAGATCCTGAGATTCCAGGAAAACCTCTACGATTTGTTGGATGCAATATGACGTACATAGCGGAGAAAGATGATCCAACTATGGACGAG TTGATAATTGGCGAAAAATGGAAAACCATATACGATGCCGTAGATTTTTGCGGGCGAGAGggtagtaaaattttaaaaccagaCAGATATATGGGTGCTATGGGTTTATCAGTTCTCCAACGATTTCAAGGCATGTCAATTGGAAAAGAAATATTGGATGCtcg GATACCACTTTGTAAAGCTTTCAATATACCATGGACTGTTACATGTTTTACAAATATAGCATCACAAAAATTagctttaaaatgtaaatttcagaatttatttgaaatatcataTGATGACTTAGAAAAAGTTGATCCTAGATTTAAGTTTGATATAAAGTCAACTAAAACAATTCGGCAGATGTATCGACAagttgaataa
- the LOC123297292 gene encoding aldo-keto reductase family 1 member B1-like, producing the protein MAVPSVKLNNGLSIPIFGLGTWKSKPGEVTQAVKDAIDIGYRHIDCAHVYGNEKEVGEALEAKFKEGVIKREDIFITSKLWITFLRPDLVENALKTTLSNLKLDYLDLYLIHWPIAYKEEGDLFPLDADGNIQHSDTDYVDTWKALEACVKKGLTKSIGVSNFNSKQIQRVLDVATIPPVTNQVECHPYLNQKRLIDFCKSKHIVITAYSPLGSPDRPWAKPDDPKLLDDPKLKSIAAKYGKSTAQVVLRWNVQRGNVTIPKSVTKSRIAENFDIFNFKLSDEDIALIDTFDCNGRICPMDRSTESPHYPFHEPF; encoded by the exons ATGGCTGTACCaagtgtaaaattaaataatggtttATCTATTCCAATCTTTGGATTAGGAACATGgaaa tcaAAACCTGGTGAAGTAACTCAAGCAGTTAAAGACGCTATTGATATCGGCTACCGTCATATTGATTGTGCTCATGTCTATGGCAACGAAAAAGAAGTTGGTGAAGCATTGGAAGCGAAATTCAAAGAAGGTGTTATTAAACGAGAAGATATCTTCATTACCAGTAAACTATGGATTACATTCCTTCGCCCAGATTTAGTTGAGAATGCATTAAAAACAACACTCAGCAATTTAAAATTGGATTATTTGGATTTATATTTAATCCATTGGCCAATTGCTTAcaag GAAGAAGGTGATCTTTTTCCTTTGGATGCCGATGGCAATATCCAACACAGTGACACTGATTACGTTGACACATGGAAAGCTTTAGAGGCATGTGTTAAAAAAGGATTAACCAAGTCAATCGGTGTATCAAATTTCAATAGCAAACAAATTCAACGAGTATTAGACGTTGCAACAATCCCACCAGTAACAAATCAAGTTGAATGTCACccatatttaaatcaaaaacgtTTAATTGACTTCTGTAAATCGAAACATATTGTAATCACTGCATACAGTCCATTAGGTTCACCAGATCGACCATGGGCTAAACCAGATGATCCAAAATTGTTAGATGATccaaaattgaaatcaattgcTGCAAAATATGGCAAATCTACGGCGCAAGTTGTATTACGATGGAATGTACAACGTGGTAATGTTACTATTCCAAAATCCGTTACAAAATCACGTATTGCTGAGAACTTTgacattttcaactttaaacTAAGCGATGAAGACATTGCTTTAATTGATACCTTCGATTGTAATGGCAGAATTTGTCCCATGGATAG ATCTACTGAGAGTCCACACTATCCATTCCATGAGCCATTCtaa